The Mercurialis annua linkage group LG7, ddMerAnnu1.2, whole genome shotgun sequence genome includes the window ACACACCGTCAAAGATGTCAGTATTCCTTTCAAGAtatcggaattttttttttttttccctGAATGAGAATTCTTTTAAAGACATACCTGATTGCAATGATGCGGTAGGGCAAGAGAAAAGGGTGTACCATAGTGTTGGGCATACCCTGCGCTGGCAGCTGAATACTGTAAGAGGGGGCGTGGGTACTGAACACCATAATTGTGGCGGGAAGTGTAGCCACTGTTTCCTTCTCCAAATTGGAGATATGGGTAAAAAGCAGCGGTGAGCATTCCGCTATGTCCACTTCCATACACCGGAAATTGGGCATTTGTCCCTCCATACACATTGTAGTAAGCTCTGAACCACAGATTTCATAAACAATTGAATCACCATATCTACTAGGAGTGGATGCACGCACAAGCGGAGTTCAAATATTAGAATTATAATTAGGTTGCAATAGTTAATCAAACCATGAATTCATGAAACATCCACATAAATACAATAACAACATAAACTTAAAAAGTAAACAAACATCACTACCTAATGGAAACTTCACATCAGAGCCTCCATTAGCAATAGCCGAGAATTCCTCTTCTGCTTCCCAAGTGTCTCGTCTTTACATCTCCGTTTATCAGCAAGCCAGCACCATCAACAGCCCCTCGCCTTATTCATCCTCTCGAAGCGCGGGTACAGATCAAGCGTTTAATTTCGATTTTGGTAGGGAGGCGATTTGCATGTGCTTGTTGTTTTGCCTCAGAGGAGATGAATATGGGTTATGGACTCGGGTCTAAAAGGcccaatatttttaaacaaacCAATTCTCGCGCGCCTCTCACAATTAAGTAACCGTCTCGTCTCTCACTATTAAGTAACCAACCGTCTCGTCTCTCATCATCAACAAACTTTCACCCTCACAATCTCAGAATCAAGAATCAAGAAACCCCCTTCTTCTTCAAAATCTCACAATCAAAAAaacccttcttcttcttcttcttcttcttcttcttcttcacagTCTCATAATCaacccttcttcttcttcacaatCAAGAAGATGAAAAAGAATCTTTCCAACAAAACCCTGGAAAATGCTAAACCTTTTAAGATGGCTGAGGTTTTGGAAAAGGATGAAATCCCTTCTTCTTCGTCAGAAGAAGAAACATTGCCAGTTCTTCCAAACGCTCCTTCTACTGATGTTGTGTCTTCTGATGCACAACATCCTCCTCTTTCACTCCCTAATTCTCCCTCCGCTCTTGCACTTCCATCACTTGTTCTTGACAATAATCCACCTCCACTTGTTCCAAACCCCCCCTCCGACGCGAATCCGGGCCATCAACAAACTCTCACAACTCACCGTCAAGAAACTGTCGAGTCCAAGAAGAAGGGAAAGAATCCTTTCAAAGAAGCCCTACAAGATCCTACACCTTTCAGACTGAGCGATTTTTCTAAGAAGATGGGAGGAGCCCTGCAACACCCTCCACCAGTCAAGCTGACTGATCTTTCCAAGAAGCAGGGAAAGAATCCTCTCACACAAGCCCCGCAACACCCTCCACCAGTCAAGCTGACTGATCTTTCCAAGAAGCAGGGAAAGAATCCTCTCACACAAGCCCCGCAACACCCTCCACCAGTCAAGCTGACCGATCTTTCCAAGAAGCAGGGAAAGATTCCTCCACCAGTCAAGCTGACCGATCTTTCCAAGAAGCAGGGAAAGAATCCTCCACCAGTCAAGCTGACCGATCTTTCCAAGAAGCAGGGAAAGAATCCTCTCAAAGAAGCCATGCAACACCCCAAGCTGACTGATCTTTCGGGAAAAGATCAAACCCCTGACAATACATTGCCACTTCTTCCTGCTGCTACTGATGCACAACATCCTTCTCGCCCAGTTGCTGTAAACCCCCCCTCCGATAATCTTGCCCATCAACCTCCTGAGGATACTGTTCCAGATTTTGATTCCGGTGCCGTGCCTGCCAACTGTAATGACAATCCACCTGTTGTGGCCCCCCCCTCAAATGCTGATGCCAACCTTGCATCGCCGGGCCATGAGGATGCAGCTCCACTCCTTCATTCTGATGATCCGCCCTGGGATGATGGGCCAGCGAACAAGAAGCCACGAATATAGATGACCTTGTCAAAGTGTAGATGGAGAGTCCTCAGGGTAAGTGTTGTCTTCCTGCTAATTGTC containing:
- the LOC126655474 gene encoding leucine-rich repeat extensin-like protein 2; amino-acid sequence: MKKNLSNKTLENAKPFKMAEVLEKDEIPSSSSEEETLPVLPNAPSTDVVSSDAQHPPLSLPNSPSALALPSLVLDNNPPPLVPNPPSDANPGHQQTLTTHRQETVESKKKGKNPFKEALQDPTPFRLSDFSKKMGGALQHPPPVKLTDLSKKQGKNPLTQAPQHPPPVKLTDLSKKQGKNPLTQAPQHPPPVKLTDLSKKQGKIPPPVKLTDLSKKQGKNPPPVKLTDLSKKQGKNPLKEAMQHPKLTDLSGKDQTPDNTLPLLPAATDAQHPSRPVAVNPPSDNLAHQPPEDTVPDFDSGAVPANCNDNPPVVAPPSNADANLASPGHEDAAPLLHSDDPPWDDGPANKKPRI